A window of Cervus elaphus chromosome 23, mCerEla1.1, whole genome shotgun sequence genomic DNA:
TTATAAGGATTCACTTCCTCCCTCCAAATCTCAAATGTCCTAAGCTTGTTCTGGATTCTCCCCTTTCTGCTTCCGCTCCTTCCCCTTCCTCGGTCTGCTCTCCTCTCTCCAGCTCTCCGCAGCACTCAGCTTTTCCCAATATACATGAAATCAGACCTGAAATGTCTCTCCACCCTCTCCTTGCCCATCACCCACCCCCAAGGCTCAAAGCCTGGAGGTCAAAAGGAAAATCCGAGGCAGGAGGGAAGGCTTTGCAGCTTCACTTCACTCAAGCTGCCCTCCTGTCCTACTCGGACGAATGCACagtcctcttctctctctgggaCCCTGACGACACACAGGTCAGGCTGGCTGTCATCGTCCCAGGGCTCTCAGatgttctcctttttttaaaacattttttttcttttcgtttCAGTTTCGATGATTTCCATTAACCATCTTCATGTTGACTGATTCTTCGCTCAGCCGTTATCAAATCTACTGAATAGCTTGTCAAAGGAATGCCCTGTTGCTGCTACTGcttatttctagaatttcttttggACTCTTTCTTGCAGTCTTCACCTCTTTAATGAACTTCCCCATTTGTTCACATATGTCCATTTTTTCCATGAAATCCTTTGGCATCTCCATCATAGCGACTGTCAAGCCCTTCTCTGGCAATTCCAACATCTGGGTCTTATTGGAgccttgtgcatgtgtgctaagtcacttcagtcgtgtccgactctttgcaaccctatggactgtagtgcgccaggctcctctgtccatggggttctccaagcaagaatactggagagggttgccatgccctcctccaagggatcttcaccaTCCACGGATTGAACcggagtcttttatgtctcctgctttggcaggctggtaatttaccactgagccacctgggaagtcttattCTTTTAATTACTTTGCCTCTTAACAATGGAGGTTATATATTGCTTTTTgtgtctgataatttttttttattgaaagctaGGTATCATGCATAAAACAGATATTCTATTGAAGGATATCATGCATGGAACTGACATAAATATACTTTATGATTTGAGCACATCTCCTCTGGCAGGCCCTGAATGTGGGGAGTTGGGTCAGTCCAGACTGGAGAGGAGCTGAGTTTCGGTTTTGTTGCTACTATGGTTACATTTCAGGGCAATGGTTCTCCCAAGTTACTGTGTGCTTACTGTGGAGACTAGACTGGaggatttttctcaatttttctgtctctctccaggCTCTCCCCCACTGACAGCTGTTGTTTGGCCCCCTATGTGTGATGCTAGCATCTGGGGTAACACGGGGAGCTCTTGGATATCCGAGCCaatcttcagcttcagtcttagCCAGGTCCTCTGTGTCTAGGCCTTGTGGGTGGGTCTGGTGGGTATTAGGTGGAAGTTTCCATTCCCTCCCCAGAAGTAGAAGACTTTCCCTTGGCTTTTGTATAGAACTGGGggcctggcagctcagctggtaaaggatccacctgcaatgcaggagaccctggtttgattcttgggtcacgaagatcccttgaagaagggatagactaccctctccagtattcttgagcttccctggtggctcaggtggtaaagactctgtcttcctgtgggagaactgggtttgacccctgggttgggaagaccccctggaggaggacatggcaacatactccagtattcttgcctggagaatccccatggacagaggagcctggtgggctacagtccatggggttgcaagcagttggacacaactgagtgactaagcacagcacagggggcCCAAGACCCTTCCCATTCCTTCCCCCAGGGTAGAGGGTTAATGCTTCCATTCCCTACATCCATGGATCTTCCCATGTGCCCTGGGCGGGGGGCGTGGAGGGGGTGTTTGATGCCCCTCCTCCAGCAACTGAGATTTCTGCTTAGTAGGAGGGGAGGACTTGACTGGGGGCGGGGTTAGTGTCCATCTCATGGTCGCATCCAATTTCCTGCTGTCCACCTGCCCAGCAGAGAGGGCTATTTCTGACCTCCTGCCTGTTCCTATTCTTTCTCGTGAACCCCTCGTGGGGggccatggacaggagcctgtgAGTCAGTGTGAACTGCCTCTGACACATCACCCCACGCTTGGTCCCCAGCACTTGAGCATTTGTAGCTGGTTCCTTCTCACCCACATGGACAGCAGACACCCCTTCATCCTGTGCTCTGCCCACATGAGACAGTCCGTGTGACCCACCTCTCCTTAGAGGGGCCCAGCCTTCCCTGGAGTTCGCTATCTGGTTTGCCTTGCAAACTCAGCTTCCTGATGAGTTCAAGAATTTATGGTTTTGCAGTTTGTCAGGCGTTTTTCCTTGTTAGGCTGCGAGGGGCACTCCTGGTTTTCTACATTCCAGGCAGAAGTGGGAATTCTTGCCCGGACTATTGAAAGAGACAACCCTTTGTCCCCTTCAGTCTGTTCTACACATTGTACCAAAAGGGATGACTGTCAAGTCTCGTCATGATATGCCTTGCCCTAAATCCTCTTGGTGGCTTCCTGACTCTCTTAGGATGACCAGATCCCTTCAGGAGACCTACACGTGACCCTCGCTTGCTTATTATTCTGGTTTTTGGTCACACCACGTtgcctgtgggatcctagttccctgacccaggattgaacctgcaccccttgcattggaagcttagagtcctaaccactggaccacagggaagtcctcttgCTTGCTTCTTCTACCGCAATTTGTCCCAATTCTCCATTCACTCATGGAACAAAAGCCACCTGGTTTGTGCTCACCTGGCCCCTCTTTCCCTGCCATCTCTGCCCGTTGCCGAGTTTTTCCTATCTACTCAGATCTCAAGTCTAACCCCATGTTCCAGGGAGTCCCTGCTTGATGTCACTCCACCCCCACTTGTCACGTGTTCACAGATCACCCTGAACTTGGTGACCCATCTGTTCAATCTGTTCAATCGTCTGGCGACTTCATTAATGTCTGTCTCCCCAGCCAGTctctaagtggcaggaggaaaggggctgTGCTTACCCAAGTGTCCCTAAGGGACTAACACAGCCCCAGCACCAGCTCTCAGCAAATGGTTTCCTGCTGTTTTGATGAAACTGAGAATCGGCAGAAtcaactcaggggccctctgtccATAAATCTGCATCTGTTCTGCGCACAGCAACCCTCTGCCGAACAACGGAGGCCTGGGGGATAGAGAGGTGGCCATTTCAGGGGAATGACAGTTGAAGATACTATATAACCAGCCCCATTTTGAGTTGGACTGGGTGCCCAGGTGCCACCTTGCCTGCACCTGGCTGTTCCAGAAGCCAGAAGATCTTAGAAAATAACCTGGACCACAGTGACTCTCAGGTGCTGACACGTAAAAGTGccatggataaaaataaaataaaataaaatgtttgtattGCTGTAAACAGCAAAAGGGAAGGAAGTGAGGACTTGTTTGATTTAAATGAGGTTATTAATAGGAAAAGATTCTAGGGGGTGTCTATTACGAAATGTTACAAACCGGCATCTTTATATTTGCAGCTGTAACACACACTCTAAGACTCGTCTTTCTTGTGACATAACATGCTTTTCTGGATCTGAAGATATACCAGCGGATATGGAAGGTGAAATGATTTTGATGGCTTGAGGTGTTTTATTGAGATATCTGATGATTTCCATGCCAGAGTTGCTGGCAGGCCTTGCAGCacagatctgattttttttaaaatgtcctgtaCTAGTACATAAATCCAGCCATGCACCTTTTTTCATACACTACAAGGGGATGTGTAATAtccatgcttctttttttatCCTTAAACTATTGCCATACTTCAAGGAAgtgtctttttgaaaaaattcactTGTATAAAAATGGTCTGGTCAGTACAGGGCACAAACGCCAAACAAAAGTATTAGTTAAAagtattagtattagtatttAACTAATACAAAAGTAttagttaaaaacaacaacaaaaaacctctcaACTGGCAGTTGCATGGAGTAGAAAACTGGTCCCAGTTTTATCTAGTGTAAATGGAGAGATGTCAGTTCTGTGTAAAATGAGAGAAGGCAGGTAATACCACTGTATACTGAGAGGTCTCTGAGAAATTAGAAATTCAGGATGCACAGAACATGAAACCATGGGAGTAACTCTACCACCAGTGTCAGCTCTTAGAAAAGTAACACCTGGAAGTAAATCTGCGGGTGGTGGCATCATTTGTTATTAAATACAATTCTGTTTTTTCAGCCTGGAAAGATGTAACCAGTGGAAATTTTGAAAGTTTTGTGCTTCCAGGACACCACTTCTATCTTCTGGAACCTTCCAACACAAGCTTCATCAAGAAATACATAACCAAGTCTCTAGAAATATCAGCGCTTGCCTCTTGACAGATACCTCCCCTTCTTGGTCTTAAAACAGTCCCATTGATCATGTGATACTCTTCTTCGGTGTTTCAGAGTAGCTTAGGAGTTTGTTTCAGAGATTGGAAAATGATCAATTTGCTGCTGTCAGGGTGATGTGTTATCTACAAATGTATTTCCCCACAGAGCATTTACATATCTGGGGGATGCAAGATGAATGGGTCAAGAATACTTTCGGGAGGgtctttcttctttgtattaGAATCGCATTTGGGTCTCATCTGTGGAAGGTTTGTCAATGAAGTTCCTGCTTGGTCAATGATTCGTTTCTTCCTTTCGGTTATTCTGACAGTGAAAATCACAGACAGGGGAAGTGCTTGAAATGAAATGACTGTTTCATTAACACACTGGGGCCCAAAGCCTGATCTCATCTTTTGAAATATAGGGTTGCCCCAATCAATGAGGAAATGTTAAAATAAGAcagccctgaataatcattgctGCCTGTCCTGGCAAGTCCCCGGAATGCCCGTAGCCCTCTTAGGTTCTCTTCTAAGGGGTTCCTCCGACCTGGACTGCttgctgtctgtgtgtgttcCCGCTGCTGTTCAGGCAATGACCAACTGGGACTCAGGGTGACTGTCCGGAGTCTAGTCCTCGGTGTACAGAGGGTCAGGCACAAATGCCAGACCCAGCAGGCTGCCTCAGCTTCATGTGTGATCATCTgaaccagacagagaaagcaagcacACCAGTTGGAAACatacaggaaagaaaagggaaaaaattaagtaGGAGACTGATCTGAGTCAGAGCAACGGCAGACCACCACTGGTAGGATTCACAGATGCCTACTGCCCGGGATGGAGAGGCACCATATCCCCAGGGCTACGTGGGTCCTGCCATCTCTGCCGAGGCCCAAACCGTGTTTGTCTCTTGGAATCCTGGCTGTTTAACTGGCACCTTGATTTGTTATCTCCCTTGGTTCTTCACAATAAAGCCCCTACTGCATGCAACCAGTGTCTCTTCCTTACGGCTTCCAAAGCTTAACACAGCTTGACACGCTAAAATGTCACCTTCTAAAGCACGGATGTGTTTGGGATCACATAATATGGGGTCGTGTTTTTGttggtttaaaaatagtataTAGAGAGTCTTAGTGAGTAAGATTAAGGGAAATACACACAAGAGGGACTTTTTAGAAtctatcattctttttaatatttatttacttggctgtagtgggtcttagttgcagaatgtgaactctaagttgcagcatgtgggatctagttccctgaccagggatcaaacctgggcccctgcattgggacctcTGAgctttagctactggaccaccagggaagtccccattgtttctttttaacaaagtgaaaataatataaaattaattgtcAGGGGGGAGGGTTTTGAGTTAAAATTCATGTAATACATTTGAGTTAAAGGTAACCTCGAGAAACTATGTTCACCGTTTAGTGTGCACTGAACTGTGCTTTACTCTTGGGTAGGATACAGGGCTCTGTTCTAGAAGGATTGGTGCTAAAGGAATCTAGATTTGTGATTATTCATTTGAACAACCTGTAGTTACTACAGTCCACAAATAGGAATCTCATGATGCGGCCGATGCCAGCCTTTTGGGGTTGGAGGTGAGGTCCACGCAGGAACAGCTCAAAGAGTTTCTGAGCCCTCCACTGGAAGAGGGTGTCAACTTCATCGTGGAAGACTTCTGTCTTTAGGCAACACTTAGTAGAGAGGAGAATCACCTTTAACTTTCCCAAGTTTTCCAGATTAGAAATCAAGCtagatttgtttttcattaaactttttattttgcgaGAACTGTAGATTCACATGGGGTTCTAAGAAATGACACAGAGCTCCCCAGCTTCCCcaacatcatgcaaaatttttGCAACATCATGCGAAATTCTAGTGTCACTGCCCAACCAGGGGATGACATTGATACAGAACATCCCATCACCACTGGATCCCTCCTGCTGGCCTTTTAACATCCTCCCTCAttcccctcctccttggcaatcACTATTCAGTCCTCAAGGTTTGCAATTTtgccatttcaagaatgttacatAAACAGGATCATACAATATATAACCTTTTgggactggcttttttttttcacccaacaTAATTCCCTGAAAACTCATCTAGTCaatccaaaaatttttttcttaagtcacATGAAATCAATCTCTCCCAGTGCTCACACAACACCAAACCTACACCCTTCAGCAGGGGACAGAGGCACTCTCTCTGGGAAGACTTCTAGCCTGTAGAATCTCAAATGGATGTTAGGACTCTGAAAATGAGGCCACCTTCTTTCAGAGAGCCTGTGGACACCAAAGTGAGACTGCAAACTGGTCCAATAGACATTCCAGATTCTTCATTTTCACTCTGATAAAACTGGACTTTAGAGGCATACTGTACAGTCTGTCATCACCAGCTACTACATTTCAGCCTGATGTTTTTATTTGTCCTAAGCATAGAAACTTGAATAGCTGATAGCCCATGAcagcttttcctctttctttgaagAGCTTGAGATAGactcataagtttatttttaaaaattttgttgcttGCTCTCATCTTTTATACagtatacactttaaaatgaaggTAGGATAAATACAGGTACCTCATTCAATTCTTAACCTCTGAGATCGACATTTTCCCCTTACCCTACAGATGCGCTTTAGCCAAAGCTTCAGTAACTTGCCTCGGGTTACCTATAAATCAGTCACTGAAGGGAGCCTGGAGCCAGATGTGTCTGTATTGCCGAGGCTCTGCATTGGTGTGAATCCCAAAGCTACACAGAGAAATGAATTGACCCTTGTGATTAGTTCTTAATAAACTGTGCTGATTATACCAGTAAGACCACTTCACTGCAGAAAAAACAGAGAAGCCAAAAGAACAAGCtttttgtgtacacacacacactacactaaAAACTAATGTTTTTGTATACAGACTACAAGagcaacactttaaaaataactctttAAAATTGCCTGGTTTTagcaagtaaaattttattaaacatgtaGTTTCAGCATACCTCTAATTCAGAATGACAAGTCATGTTACTAGCAAAAATACTGATGATCCATCAAGAGTTACAGTGCATTTCTCCCCTAAGTATTAGGTCACGATACCATTATGAAGGCTTCAAAAGGAAAATTCTCTCACGGGCTGAATTCTAGATTCCGTATTTTTCTATTAGCTCTCTTGCTTTAGAAATATAGGCACTCATGGCATCTTCCTTTGATAATCCTAGAAAGATACAAACAGGTTGACTCACCGACCGATGTACGTGGAAATTAAGAAGGTTCGTGTAACACTTAAAAACTACCTTTTTGAAGGTTCCAGGCTTCCCACTTAGCCTTTCCTTTTAGATCTAACAGTGCTGGACACTCTgccaaaagaaggaaagatacaTTCACAGAGTTACTTGTTATTCTATGCTTCTATACTGTTCAACGAAGtgtactgttattttttaatatgacagCACAATACCAATATCTATGTCTCCAGTTACAGACTGTTTGTACAGTCCATAGATCTCTTTTAGTTCCTCATCATCTGGCCTGGTTTTCAGCTTCTTCACGTCTTTGGCCGCCTTGTCAAAATCAGCCTAAAACAAAAAGTGCATTTGCTAACTTTAGGCAGGTTTATCTGCTTCAGGAGAACTTAAAGAGGACAGGAAGCTTTCAATCAGAAATGAACTATTACTGCTCTGGTTCCACCAGGattatccttattttaatttGTGGATACTTCCTTTGGTCCTTACCTGTTACACGGACAATGCACCTACATATttgatacagagaacaaaataaaattcttaatatttaaaatgtttatctaaatgtttaaaaactgaagaatacataaataaatggaaagatagtccCTGTTCTTCAATAGAAAACATTAATAGTAAAATGTTCATCTTACCCAAAGTCATCAACAAATTCAATGCACTTcattatcaaaattccaatggcatttttcaccgaaagagaaaaagcaatccCAAAATGTGTATAGAACCATAaaagctaaagcaatcttgagaaagaagaacaaagctggcggCATCACAATTCCTTATTTCAAATGATATTACAAGCTATGGTaagcaaaacagtatggtaccgACATAAAAACGGACACAAAGATCCATGGAACAGAgtcaagagcccagaaataaacccatgcatatatggtcaattcatttatgacaaaggagccaagaatatacactgCAGAAAGGACAGTGTCTTCAGTCAACAattctgggaaaactgaatacACGAGCAAAAAAATGAGACTGGACCCCATcttacaccacatacaaaaatcaactcgaatgAAAGATTTGAACATAAGATTTAAAACtgtaaacaactagaaaaagagatAGAAAGTAAGTTCCTTGACATCATTCTTAGCAAtgatttttggatatgacaccaaaagtaaaactagttaaaacaaaaataaacacaggacactatagcaaacaaaaaacttctgcacagcaaaggaaaccatcaacaaaatgaaaaggcaacctactgaatgggacaaaatatttgcaaactgtttatctgataaggggctaatatccaaaatatatacagaactcatatgactgaacagcaaaaaaaaaaaaaaaaaagcaaaacaaaacaatctgatttaaaaagagTCAGGAGATTTTTCCACAGAAGATACATAGTGATCTGAAACAATGTTCCACATCATTaagcatcaggaaaatgcaaatcaaaacaacaatgacataGCTCCTCATATCTGTAAGAATGGCTAtgatcaaaaaggcaagaaataaccaGTGTTGATGAGGATTTGGCGAAAAGGGCACcccatacactgttggtgggaatgtaaattggtgcagccactgtggaaaacagtatgaagcttcttcaaaaatttaaaaaagaactaccatgtgatctcaCAATCCCACTTTggagtatttatccaaaggaaatgaaatcagtatcttgAAGAGACATCCAAATATACTAAAATGTGTCAATACTAATGGCCTCTATTGGTaagtttcctgtttgttttttttttaaataccatctatACTCTCCAAATTTCCCATAATGTGCATGCACATATTGTGTCTATAATAAGGGCAAAGTTAAAATGCTACATTACTTCCCTCAGCTTCCTAAGGGCAGGACAGGGCAAGACTGTCCAGGAGGTATAGGGATCCTTCCCTTCAGGGTTGGCAGGCATCTCAGGtgttctatttgctgtgaagtctCGTGCCATCTTCCAATGACAGCAACTCAAGTCCTTTTGGCAAGCTAAGCCTTGATACG
This region includes:
- the LOC122681543 gene encoding acyl-CoA-binding domain-containing protein 7, whose product is MSLQADFDKAAKDVKKLKTRPDDEELKEIYGLYKQSVTGDIDIECPALLDLKGKAKWEAWNLQKGLSKEDAMSAYISKARELIEKYGI